Part of the Acidimicrobiia bacterium genome, CGTGATACCCCCATCTCCGAACAGGCCATTCTTGGCGCGGCCATGGGTGCGGCGATGACCGGGATCCCGGTCATCGCCGAAATCATGTTCTCCGATTTCATCGCTGTGTGCTTCGACATCCTTGCCAATGAGATGGCGAAGAGCCGGTACATGACCGGCGGGCAAATGACCGTACCAGTCGTCGTCCGCACCCATAACGGGGGCGGGTCTCGCTTCGGGGCCCAGCACAGTCAAAGCGTCGAGAACTGGTGCATGATGATCCCCGGCCTCAAGGTCGTGGCCCCATCGAATCCCGGCGACGTGGTCGGGCTCCTGGCCGCGGCGATCCGTGATCCCGACCCGGTGGTGTTCTTTGAACACAAGTCGCTGTTGGCCACCAAAGCCGAAGTTCCCGACGGCGAGATCATCGACACGCTCGGAACCGCCAAGGTCCTGCGCGAGGGTACGGACTGCACCATCGCCGCATTGGCACTCATGGTGCCAAGGGCGATGGAGGCCGCCGAACGTTTGGCCGCCGAAGGCATCTCGGCCGAAGTCATCGATCTACGATCGCTGGTTCCGCTCGACACCCAGACGATCCTCGGCTCAGTCGAGAAGACCGGACGTCTGTACACCGTCGAAGAGAACCCCCGCTTATGTGGCTGGGGCGCCGAAATCGCCTCACTGGTGGGTGAGGAAGCCTTTTGGAATCTTGATGGGCCTGTCATCAGAATCTCGACGCCGCATATTCCGTTGCCGTCGGCGGAGAACCTCGAAGACCTGACCATCCCTTCGGTCGATCGGATCTATGAGACGATCAAACGAACCATGGACTGAGAATACCCCTCAGCGGGTAAAGTCTCACCATGAGCTCAACAACCAGTCGGCCAATCGGCGGCGGACGCACCCAGATCACCGACGGTAAAACCGGAACGATCCTCCACACAGACGTTTCTCCCGAATTCGGGGGTGGTGGAAGTACGTTTTCGTCAACCGATCTGATCGGGGCCGGCCTCGGATCATGCATCAGCTCTTCGCTTGAGCCCCTGGCTGTCCGACATGGCATCCCCTTGGATGCCATCTCTATCACCGTCCACAAGGAGCTCGGCGTCGACCCGAAACGAATCGTCCGGCTGGCAGTAGATATCGAAGTGGCCACGACAAACGATCCAAAAATTGCGAAGCTGTTCGAGCGAGCCGCCCATTCATGTACGGTTCACCGCTCACTCCATCCCGATATCGAATCGCCGATACAGGTTCTGTTCATCGATCGACCGGCCAACTGAGGCGTCATGGTCAAATGGAAACCCACATCCGGCAGGTACGTCGAGAACCGGCGCGGCCGGCAAGCCACC contains:
- a CDS encoding alpha-ketoacid dehydrogenase subunit beta, with the protein product MAELSYREAVARGIAQEMRRDPMLVMLGEDIAGAGGVFKTTVGLLDEFGPSRIRDTPISEQAILGAAMGAAMTGIPVIAEIMFSDFIAVCFDILANEMAKSRYMTGGQMTVPVVVRTHNGGGSRFGAQHSQSVENWCMMIPGLKVVAPSNPGDVVGLLAAAIRDPDPVVFFEHKSLLATKAEVPDGEIIDTLGTAKVLREGTDCTIAALALMVPRAMEAAERLAAEGISAEVIDLRSLVPLDTQTILGSVEKTGRLYTVEENPRLCGWGAEIASLVGEEAFWNLDGPVIRISTPHIPLPSAENLEDLTIPSVDRIYETIKRTMD
- a CDS encoding OsmC family protein, with the protein product MSSTTSRPIGGGRTQITDGKTGTILHTDVSPEFGGGGSTFSSTDLIGAGLGSCISSSLEPLAVRHGIPLDAISITVHKELGVDPKRIVRLAVDIEVATTNDPKIAKLFERAAHSCTVHRSLHPDIESPIQVLFIDRPAN